A window of Sphingobacterium kitahiroshimense genomic DNA:
TCTTTAGCAACAATTACTTCTAATTCTTGAATATCTGCAGGAGTAATTCTTTGATAAAGTAAATCTGCCATTCCAAGTTCCAATATCAATCTCATTTCAAATAAATCACGCAGTGTCTTATCATCCATGATCGTTGGGTAAAGCGATTTTTTCATCGGACTGATCAGATCCGGACTGGTTAATACAGCACCTCTATGTTTTTTAGATTCTACTAAGCCTACTAGTCTTAAACGTAACATTGCTTCTCGGATCACCGTGCGGCTTACTCCTAAAGTTTCCGCTAATTCTAATTCCTTGGGAAGTGCATCGCCTATTTTTAATCCCTGACTAATGAATAAATTGATGATTTCTTTCTCCACTTTATCAACTAGTGAAGAGGTATCAATGGTGTTAACAAAATTGATCAATGTTGGATTTGTACTCATAAAAGTGCATTTATACGCCTAAAAACAAATATACATATAAATTTTTACAAGTATGTTGTACATAATGTTAATTTAATGTTGTTTTTTACAAATTAAATTATATAAATTTGCTTTATGTAATACTTAATAATAACCAATATGTATTCAAACCGAAAATTAAAACATTTATTACTCTGGTCTATGCTAGCAGGAAATCTAGCTGTAATCCATGCGCAGGATCGAAACATTCAAGGTAAAGTCAGAGATGCCGTTACAGGAGAAGTTTTGGGAAATGTAACTATTAACGTGAAGGGAAGTAAGCAATCTTTACAAACAAAAGCTGATGGTTCCTTTATTTTACCGACAAATCCGAATGCGATCCTGGTCATTACTTCTACAGGATACAAACCTCAGGAAGTAAAAGTTGGACAGGCAGAATCCTTGGAAATTAAATTAGAATCTTCCAATCAGCAAATTGATGAGGTTGTTGTTGTGGGCTATGGAACACAGAGTAGGAGAAGTGTGACCGGATCTATTGCTAAACTTGATAAAGAGGTACTTCAAAATTCTCCTAGATCTAATGTTGCAACTGCACTTCAAGGAAGTATTCCGGGATTACAGGTTGTCAATAAATCTGGTCAACCAGGTGCAGCTCCCATGCTAAAGTTACGAGGAGGAGCTTCTATTAATAACCCAGGAGGGCCGTTAGTTATTGTTGATGGGGTAATTCGTGATTTGAATGATATTAGTTCTGAAAATATTGAATCGATAGACTTATTAAAAGATGCTTCTGCAACAGCTATTTATGGTGCTAGAGCAAATAATGGAGTACTTCTTGTAACTACAAAAACAGGTAAATCGGGTACTGCTAATGTATCATATAAATTTGTAGGAGGATATAATCAACGTAGAGCCGGCTATGCATATATGAATGCGGGTGATTATATAAAATATACACGGCAAGGCTACTTAAATGCTGGACGATCATTGGAATCTGTCAATAGTTCAAGGGGACTAGGGATTTCTTCTGATCCTGCTTACAATGCTTCATTTGACATTAGAAAATTCACCGATGAATTAAAGCCATTATTAAATGAGGGTTGGAAGCTTGTTGATGATCCCTATGGAGGCCAGATAATTTATAAAGATCATAGTGGTGAAGTAGAGAATGCTTTATTTAGAAATACTTATACGAAAGATCATTATGTAAATGTCACTGGAGGGAATGAGAAAGGAAAGTATTTCGCAGCGTTTGATGCTTATGATGAAGATGGGGTTATAGTTGGATCTAGCTATAAAAGGTATACAGGAGATATCAATGGTTCATATAAGTTAAAACCAAATGTGGAAGTATCTACCAATGTTACACTCTCTACTGCTTCTCAATATGGTACTCCATCTACGGAAACCAATGCACTTTATAGGACATTAGCAATTTGGCCTACTTTTAATCCGTGGATTGATGAAGCGCAAACACAGCCAAATCCGGGAGTTTCTGCAAGTGATGGTAATCCCCTATACTGGTTAGGTAGGTTAAAGCGTAAAAATGAAACGAATCGTATTGTGGCAAATGCTTCATTAAAATGGGACATTATTCCCGGACTTTATTTCAAGGCAACAGCTAATGCCTATATGAAAGAAGTGTTAAATGAATCTTTTCAGATGTCAACACAAACATATTCTAACATTTTTTCAAATCCACAAACCATTGGTAGTACTTCAAGAGATGCTTACCGTAACTTGAATAGAGATTTTCAAACACAGTTTAATGGTATCTTGAATTATTCGAAAAGCATTGCCGAAAAGCATAATATTTCAGCAATGGTAGGTGCGGAATATTTTAAGGTTAAGACTGATTACATGCAAGTGCATGGAAAAAATGCACCTACAGATGATATCACTACCGTCAATGCCTCTACCGTTTTTCCTGTAGGAAATAATACAAGCACTGCGTCTGAATACCGCATCATTTCTTCCATGGGACGTCTTGCATATGATTATGATGGCAGAATTTTGGTGAATGCTGTTTATCGATTGGATGGAACTTCAATACTGGCACGCGGCAACCGTACCGGATTTTTTCCGGGAGCATCTGCCGGCTGGAATATGCATCAGGAAGAGTTTTTTAAAAAATCTGTTCTTTCAAAATATATTACTACGTTCAAACCACGATTAAGTTATGGGGAGAACGGAAATATTGCAGGATTAGAGCGTTACCAAGTACAGGGAGTGTACAACGTGCAGCCTAGTTACAATGGTCTTGCAGGTTATTTAAATACTTCACCAGTAAATAAGAATCTAGCCTGGGAAACAAGTAAAACAACAGGTGCTGGTTTAGACTTAGGCATACTGAACAATCGTGTTACAGTATTATTAGATTATTATGATCGTCGCACAAGTAATTTGTTAACTAATTTGCTATTACCAAGTTATACTGGTTTCCCTTCCATTACAACAAATTTAGGAACGCTTCAAAATAAAGGATTTGAAATTGCTGTTCAATCTCAAATATTAAAAGATCCTGAAGGTTTTAACTTAAGTATAGGCGCAAATGCAGCTTTTGTTAAAAACAAAATTCTTGAACTTCCTTATAATGGGAATGAAAATAATAGACAGGGTGGTTTGCAAATCTATGACCCAGTTTCGGGTCAGGTGAAGTGGGTTGGTGGCTATCAAGAAGGTCATACTTTGGGGGATATTTATGCTTACAAGCAGGTTTCTATCTTTAAGGACGATGCAGAAGTAACTCAAATCGCAGGAAATAGGACTGATAATATTGCCGGAATTACTGGACCGAATCTACCAATTGGGAAAAATGGACGTATAACACCAGGAGATGTAAACTGGCAGGACGTTGACGGTAATAATATTATTGATTCTCGTGATCAAGTGTATATAGGGAACATCAACCCTAAATGGACTGGTGGCTTTACAACAAACATGAGTTATAAAGGATTCAGTATGTTTTCTAATTGGGAATTTGCATTGGGTCATACTATTTATAATGATTTGGTAGCACGTACATTAGGTAATTATCAAGGGACTTTTAATTATTTAGAAATGCAAAAACAGGCATGGTCTCCAACGAATACAGATACAGATATTCCAAAAGTTTACTTTGCAGATCAGGTTTTAGGATCGAAACAAAACTATACAAGAGGAAATAATGCAAATCCAAATTTGAACAGTAATAACTCAAGATTTTATGAGAAAGGAGATTACTTAGCTCTTCGTGAGATTACGCTTTCTTACGATCTTCCGAAATGGTTGCACTCAAAAACTCATATTCTTTCACGTGCTCGAGTGTATGTAAGTGCGAACAACCTATTTTATATCACTAAATTTTCTGGACCAACACCTGAACCGCCAGTAGATGTAAATAATGTAACAACAGGCGTATATGGAGGTACATATCCAACTCCGAGGTCTTATGTATTGGGCGTTCAACTTTCTTTTTAATTGTATTAATTGAAACTATCATGAAAAAAACAATATTAACATATCTTTTTTTAGGAAGCCTAATCTGTATGGGATTAAACTCCTGTACGAATGATTTAGAACTTACACCGATCAGTAACTATAGTGATGAAATTTATTGGAAGACAGCTGATCAATTTGAAGCGTTTGCTGTGGGTTTGCATTCAAGATTTAGAACGAATGAACGTAATTTTTTACTTTTAGGTGAATTACGTGCCGGTCTATTTGGTAATGATCCAGGAACTACGGCGTCCTTCACAGGTGAAGCATCACAAGGTTTAGAAAGAATGTGGCAACACAATCTAGATATGGATAATTCTGGAGTGACTAATTTTGCTAATTTGTATGAACAGATTAATCAGCTTAATTTGATGATTAGTAAACTAAATACAACAACTGTGCTTACTGAAGGAAGCAAGAATTATTACCTTGGGATTGCACATGGTATGCGTTCTTTTTACTATTTTCAATTGTATCGTACCTGGGGAGATGTTGTCATTCAAACAGATGCATTACCAAGCAACATTGATGTTTCCAATTTAGCGAAAGCTGCATCACCGGCCGCTGATGTTATGAAATTGATCAAAGCGGACTTAGAAAGCTCAATTTCAGCTTTTGGTACTGATTATTCTATACGTCAAGAACGTTCTTTTTGGTCTAAAAATGCGACTTTAATGCTCAAAGCAGAGGTCTATTTGTGGTCAGCGCATCGTGAGGGCGGTAAACCAGATGCTACTATTGCGAAAAACGCACTTACAGATGTGAAATCCAATTTGCCATTAGCTTTGCAAACAGACTTTAATAACGTAAATGATGTAAAAAGTAGGGGCAATAATGAGATGATATTTGTGCTTCGACATAAACTGAACGAGGCTACTCTTGGATTTATTACTGATTTTGTTCCCAATTCAAATATTCTTGTTAACTTTTCTGATTCATTGACTAATCGTAAATTTAGCGTAACACAAGATAATTATGGAGGCTTATTAAGGATACCAACGCGTATTAGTACATATCGTAATTATAATGACCTAGATACCCGTAAAAATATATCTATTCAGGCTGCATACACTAAAGATGGTAATGGAAACTATAAAATTGCTGGCTGCTTCCTTAAGAAATATCAGGGTGAGCAAAATGCGGGTTCTAGGGTCTACACCAATGACTATGCATTGTATCGCTATGCTGATCTATTACTATTGATGGCAGAAGCTAAAGTAATTTTAGGAGAAAATCCAAAAGAAGAAATCAATCAGATTCGTACCCGTGCTTTTGGAAGTAATTATAGTGAAAGTGTATTTGGATATCCAAATCAAGCAGTGGATAAAAATGCAAATGAAGCGATATTGCAGGAACGAAAATTGGAATTTTTAGGAGAAGGCAAATATTGGTATGATCTCAGAAGATTTGGAGATCAGTATGTGTTTTTACATACAGGTTTATCTGCACAAGAATCCTATAAATTGTTTTGGCCTATTGATCGTACTTCTTTAACCAACAACAGAGCTCTTAAACAAACGGCTGGTTATCCTGAGTTTTAATTTTACTAAAATACAAGTACTGCAATAACAAAATCCCGGTTATTCCGGAACCTAACCACAAAAATTCTACTCCATAACGGAGTAGAATTTCACTTTAGAAAAATCTAATTATTATATATGATCACAAAAAAAATAGATGGCTTAATTGCCGCCCCTTTCACGCCATTTGACGAGAATGGAGCATTAAATTTAGCACAAATACCAAATTACTACCAGTCTTTAAAAAATAATAAGGTTACGGGAGGCTTTATCTGTGGGTCAACAGGTGAAGGAGTTTCATTAACTTTTCAAGAAAAAGTCGATGTCTTAAAAGCATGGACCAAGTTAACAAAAAGCGATCCTGATTTTAGTTTAATGATTCTCTTAGGAGGTACAAACATTAAAGAATGCCGAGAGTTGGCCACAATTGCTGAAGCAGAAGGCGTAGACGCTATTTCATTTACATCACCATTTTATTTCAAGCCTTCAAATGTGGATCAGCTTGCTAAATGTTGTGCCGCTGTTGCTGAAGCAGCTCCCAATACGGCATTCTATTATTATCATATTCCGGTGTTGACAGGTGGTAATTTTCCAATGATTGATTTACTGAAAGCAGTAGATGGCAAAATTCCGAATTTTGCAGGAATTAAGTATACACATGAAGACTTTATGGATTTTCTATCTTGTATGAACTATGCGGATCGAAAGTATGATATGCTGTGGGGCAGAGATGAGAATATGCTATCTGCTCTAGTATTAGGAGCAAGGGGAGCGGTTGGGAGTACTTACAATTATGCCGCACCATTATATTATGACCTGATCAAAGCATTTGATGACGGTGATTTCGACAGGGCAAATGATCTTCAGCAACAATCTATTGATATGATTACCCTGCTTGGAAAATATGGCGGTATTTCAGTAGGTAAGGCATATATGAAACAGGTTGGACTAGACTGTGGAGAATTTCGACTACCAGTCAAAAATATGACTGCAGAGCAATATAAATCATTCGAATCTGATGTTAAAAAATTGAATTTTAATTCTTTCTGTTCAAAATAGTTTAACGGCAATTAATTGAAAACAAAAAATATTTTTCATTTTTTGTGAAACTCGACATCAAATTTAAATGAAAAGAGCCCGTTTCCATTTGCTTTTTAAAGATGGAAACAGGCTCTTAGCTGTCTATTTATTTCAGTTTATTTGACAGGAACGAGACTGATTGAACTAATCTCAGGTAGTGAATTTCCCGTAATTTCAAGCGCTTTTAGTTCCGCTTTTAAAGCGGTGTCTCCAAGTGCCTGTTGTGAAATTTCAAATGTTCCTGTTTCAACATCTACAAATTGGCTACCTTTGGTTGCCTTGAGTTGATAAGATAAGTTGTTCGTTCCGAGACTTAGCGAAATAGTTCCTGATTTTTGCTCGTGCGGAAGATAATTAACGACTATCTTATAGGTGCCAGGACGCTGGATTTTTACATCCCACGCCACTTGATCGGATTTTTTAGACCAGTCGCCAATTGCATTTGGACGATTCGGATCATGAGTCGTTGCGCCAATAAGTTTAATTCCTCCAGTACCGATTAATTTAGCATTGTTAGCCGTTAAGATTATTCTACCATCTTTTTGAGTTAATATCTGTTGCTGTATTACTTGAGGAGTTCCTTTGATTTCTGCAACAATAACCATTGGCATCTGTCCTTTAAAGTCCGCAGGTAATTGGATTGTTTTTCCCGCAGCAGATTTTGATATCTTTAATGATTTTTTAGAACTTCCTAATAAATAGGCTTTATGAATAGTACTCGCCAATGGTACTTCTATACTGCCATTTGATGGAATATCGAATACATGGAAATATAGTTTACCATCTTTTTGAGTACAATAGCCCCAATCTAATCCTTGAAACGGACTTGCAGTGGTTCCATATATGGATTCATTATTTACTTTCATCCATTGACCGATGTCCTTAAGTAGCTTGACGGCTTTCTCTGGAATAGCACCTTCACCATCCGGACCAACATTGAGTAGGAAATTTCCACCTTTACTTACTGTTTCGATAAATAGACGCATTGTTTTATCAAATGATTTCCAGTTCTGGTCATGTGCACTATAGCCATAGCTTTCATTCATCGTGTGGCTCACTTCCCAGTCCATACCCGGAAGACCTGTTGGTGGTATATATTTTTCGGGAGTTCCAATATCCCCATTTTTATTTTCAAGACCATCCCAGAAACGGTTATTGACAATAACCCGAGGTTGCCATTTAATTAAATCTGTAAGAATACGTTTTGTACCCCAGCTCTCACCCTGATGATTTTTACTACTAAAGTCAAGCCATAGGACATCCAGACCTCCATAATTATTCGCAAGCTCTTTCACCTGCCCATATAAATAATCTTTATAGACTTCATGATTGGGCTTATAGCCAGTAGGGTTGGGGTTTAAATAAGAAAGACCTTCATATGAGTCCGGATGTTGCCAATCTAATAATGAATAGTAAGCACCCGCTTTTAGACCTTTAGCACGAAAAGCTTTAACGACTTCTCCGTAAAGATCACGTCCTTTAGGTGAAATATTAGTACCTCCTGTGATGTCATTTTTTAATGAATAAGGTTGTTGACTATTAAAAATTGAGAATCCTTCGTGGTGACGTGAGGTTATAATAACATACTTCATGCCTGCTTCTTCTGCAAGGGATGCCCAAGCAGAGGCATCAAATTTTGAAGCTGTGAATTTTGGTTTTAAAACTTCGGCATATGGCTTGCTCGGTACTTTTGCCCATGCTTGAATCCATTCGGCATAATGTTGTGGATATTGTTTTCCTTCCCAGCTACCTCCAGCGGCACTGTAAAGTCCCCAATGGATGAAAAGTCCAAATCGGGCTTCTCTGAACCACGCCATCCGACTGTCTTTTGTTTCCTCCCATCCGGATACTCCTTCGTATGGAATAGATTGCGCATTACTCGATAATACTGCTGTCGATAATAATCCTAAAAGAGCAATTTTCTTAATTATTTTCATTTAGTTTTTATGGTTTATGTTGATATTATATATCTACTATAGAATACCCTTTAACTTTTATTCTTTATCAGTTCCAAAGAAAGCGAATTATTTTTTATTTGAAAACTTTGGAATATGAATGTTACCATAATTATTTAGGACATTTTATTCGTTGTGAATAATACTAATCATTGGAAGAAATAGGTTTTATTGGTGTGCTGAATCTACCAACCTCCATTTCTTTTCGATAGGTTCTCGGATTTTTATTCATAATTTCTTTAAAAAACTTATTGAAGTTTGTTAAATTTTGATAACCGCTAGCATAACATACTTCTGAAATATTCAGATTCTTATCTTCCAGCAATTTGCAGGCATGTCCTATGCGTGTTTCATTTACGAATTTAGAAAACGATTTTTGGGTGTGTTTTTTGAAGAACCTGCAGAAAGCATTTGAGTTCATATTTAAGAGGCTAGCCGCTTCCTGCAATGAAACGGTTTCTCTAAAGTTTTGCATTACGTAAACATAAATGATGTTTATCCGTTTATTATCCTTTTCGCTGTAAACAGGTTTATATGTCCCTGATGATAAATGATCATATTCGGTACTTTGATGCAATAATGCTATAAGATTTAGGAAACCGGTTATTTTTGAAAAAGAATCTTTATGGACTAGATCCCGCATGAGTGTCATTGCATTTTTTAATGTACTCCCATAAAAACGTAAACCATCTTTAGTCTTATCAATAAATTTTTGCATGGCTTGAATTGTCGATTGATCATCGGTCAATTGAATAAGAAAGTCAGCTGGAAAGTAAATAACAAGAGCTTTAGCACGCTCATGGTAGTCTGGCTTTAAAAAAGCATCATCATTATGCCAAATATGTGGAATGTTAGGCCCGATTAATACCATATCTCCTGCACTAAATGAGTCAATATGATTACCAACAATACGTTTGCCGTAACTTTCTTCGATAAGGACTAGTTCGCATAGTTCATGAAAGTGCAAAGGATTACTAAAAAAAGCTTCGTCCACATGTTTGATATGTATTGTTTTCTTCGGAAGTGGACTGATTTCTATTAATTTAGCTTTCATTCGTCTAGATAATTGGCTTGTAACCTACGAATATATAAATTTCGGTATAATAAAACAATTTTTGATCTTTTGTGATCTTCGATCGCTTTTTAGGGATATATAGTTGTAAAAGATGAACTGCTGATGTTGATTTATGCTAATTAAGCATTAGAACAATGTGATGGATGAGTGGCTCCCCATAAGTTAGGTGATCAAATCTTGAATCGTAAAATTTTTGATATTGTAAATGGTCGCTAGTTTTAAAGGAAAAAAGTCTCCATGATAGCCATAGCATTTCAAGTTATAAAGAGCATCATAAATTAAACATAGGTTTACTATGACGCTGAAAGAAACAAATAAATTACACAAAAAAGGTATTAACGTCAATATACTGTCATTATTTGTTAATGAGGTTGTATTTTATGAGGTTGAAGATCCTTAATTTTATTTTTTATAAATGAAGAAGAACTGCTGTTAGCAAGATACATTATAAAACCTTTGTATTATTTTATTAACCTAATAAGCGAATACAACTAATTTGCTTTGTTTAAAATCGCTGTACTGCGATTTAAAATAAAAGCTTAGAAGTTATAAATCGTATTAAACATGAAAAAGAAAGTCGTCGTCGTATCCCTCTTATTGAGTGCCATTGTGGTCGTCGGATTGTTTACCTTTAAGAAGGAAGATCCTGTTGATTTTAGTGCTGAAGTGAAACCTATCCTTAATAAGCATTGCATTACTTGCCATGGTGGCGTAAAGAAAAATGGAGGTTTTAGTTTGCTTTTCGAAAATGAGGCATTTGCTAAGGCAGAGTCTGGTAAGCCGGCTATAATCGCAGGCGATGCAGATCATAGTGAATTTATTAAACGGTTGACCATTGATGATCCCGAGTTAAGAATGCCATACAATGCACCACGATTGAGTGATGATGAAATCGACATCTTGAAAAGATGGATCAACGAGGGGGCGAAATGGGGCAAGCACTGGGCTTATATGTTACCTGAAAAAGTTGAAGTACCTAAACCATTTTCTTTTGCTGGTTTATTTGGAATGAATCCATCGGGTATATCCAATAATATCGATTATTTCGTTCAGGATAAAATGAAAGAGAAAGACCTGTCTTTTTCAAAAGAGGCAGATAAGGAGACCTTATTGAGACGACTGTATCTAGATGTGGTCGGTATTCCACCAAGTTTAACCGAATTGCAATCATTTGTAAATGATACGAGGGGAAATGCTTACGAGTTAAGAGTTGATAGTTTACTAGCTTCACAACAGTATGGTGAAAAATGGGCTAGTTGGTGGCTGGACTTAGCCCGATATGCGGATACTAAAGGTTATGAAAAGGATGGGTCAAGACAAATATGGCCTTATCGCGATTGGCTCATTAAAGCTTTTAATAAAGATATGCCTTTCGACGAATTTACGGTACAGCAATTAGCGGGTGACTTATTACCTGATCCAACTAAAGATCAACTTATTGCAACTGCTTTTCACAGAAATACAATGAATAATGATGAAGGGGGGACCGACAGCGAAGAGTTTCGTGTGGCCTCTGTTCTAGATCGGGTCAATACAACTTACCAGGTTTGGTTAAGTACAACTTTTGAGTGTGTACAGTGTCACAGCCATACTTACGATCCATTTAAATTTGAAGAGTATTATAAATCTGTTGCTTTTTTTAATAATACACGAGATGAAGATACCCAAGGTGATCATCCAAGGTTGCGGTTCTATAAGGCCGAAGATGAAAGCAGAGTGGATAGTATCAAATCTTGGTTGACCCAGAAAGGGAATCAAAAGCTGATTCGTTCTACAGACTTATTCTTGCATACATTGGAACCAAAAATTCATGCACATTATAGTGATCAGGTTGAAAATGGCGCTTTGTATGATACTAAATGGCTCGGAATACGTTCAGGAGGAAGTGCTCGATTGAAACACATCACCTTGCAGGGTAAAAAGCAATTTTATATTAATTATTGGACATCATTAAATGGAGGTGCCATAGAAGTCAGAAAGGGTAGTAAAACAGGCCCGTTACTGACGACAGTCCAATTGCCAAGTACTTCAGGAAGACAAGTTATTCAAGCAGATCTGAAGGAAGATACCGGAGTTCATGACCTTTATTTAATATTTAAGAATGCAACAGCAGCAAAAGATCAGCCGATTTGTATGATTGAGTGGTTCGCATTGCGCGAAGGGTTTCCAGTATCTGCAGACCCGGAGTCCCAGCGTATGCAAAATAACTTTATGCAACTGATTAATACAAATCCTGAAAGTGTACCTGTGATGATTGAAAATCCTGCAGAAATGCATCGTAAAACACATGTTTTTGAGCGAGGAAATAGATTAGCGCTAGGTAAAGAGGTGCAACCTGCAGTTCCTGAAACATTAAATCCTTTTCCAAAGGGAGCTCCTAACAATAGATTGGGCTTTGCTAAATGGATTGTAAGTAAAGATAATCCTTTGACAGCACGTACTTTGGTAAATCGAATTTGGGCGCAATTATTTGGACGCGGGTTGGTGGAACCACTAGGAGATATGGGGACGCAGAGTACACCATCTATGCATATTGATTTATTGGATTACTTAGCGCTAGATCTCATGCAAAATAAAAAGTGGAGTATGAAAGCGCTTACTAAGGATATTGTTATGTCTTCCACCTATAAGCAATCATCGAGTTTAAATCAAGGAGATGCGGAGAAAGATCCGGCTAATATATTTCTAGCGAGAGGACCACGATTCAGACTTTCGGCAGAGCAGATTCGGGATCAGACATTAGCCGTAAGTGGTCTTCTAAGTTCTAAAATGTATGGACCTTCGGTGATGCCCTATCAGCCGGATGGTGTATGGATGACGGTATATAGTGGTGAATCGTGGGCAACAAGTACAGGTGAAGATCAATTTAGAAGGGGGTTATATACATTTTTAAAACGGACAAGTCCTTATCCTTCATTTATTTCTTTTGATGCATCGAGTCGAGAGGTCTGTTTGGTTGATCGGATCAGAACAAATACTCCATTACAAGCACTAACCACGTTAAATGATCCCGTTTATCTGGAGGCAGCTAAACATCTTTCGACACTCATGCAGAAAGAAGGGGCAGGAGATTCTAAAAAAATAATTTCTTATGGTTATAAGAAACTGATGTTAAAAAATCCGAGTGCAGAAAAAGTGGTTGCACTGGAAAAATTATATAAAGAAGCATTACAAAATTTTAATAAAAAACCGGCAGAGGCGGCTAAATTCATGGCTGTTAATGCGAGTGATTTAAAAGATCCATCTTTAACATCAAAGGCTGCCTACATGGTGGTAGCCAATGCTTTATTAAATCTGGATGAATTTCTTACAAAATCTTAAACGACATGAAAGATCTCGATAAATTATTTCGTGAATTGCAACAGCAGAAATTGCAGGCGGTAACGCGTAGACATTTTTTGAAAGATTGTGTGGCAGGTGTTGGAAGCATAGCATTAGCAAGTTTTTTGGCAAGTTGTGGAGGGAACTCCAGTGGATCTGGAGCTATAGATTTAAATGCATTAAATCCACTTGTACCAAAATCACCTCATTTTCCTGGAAAAGCAAAAAGTGTCATTTACTTGCATATGGCAGGGGCTCCTTCACAATTGGAACTTTTTGACTATAAGCCAGTGTTGCAGACATTACATAATCAACCCTGTCCTGAGTCACTATTAGCAGGTAAAACTTTTGCATTTATCAGAGGTACTCCTAAAATGCTAGGTCCTCAAGCGACTTTCAAACAGTATGGGCAAAGTGGAGCTTGGGTTTCCGATCATCTACCGCATTTTAGTAAAGTTGTGGACGATGTCAGCTTTTTAAAGGCTGTACATACAGACCAGTTTAATCATGGTCCTGCACAGATGTTTATGCAAACTGGTAGTGCAAGATTGGGTAGGCCTAGTATCGGATCTTGGGTAACTTATGGTTTAGGATCAGAAAACAGCAACTTGCCAGGTTTCGTAGTATTGACTTCAGGAGGAAAGACTCCTGATGCCGGAAAAAGTGTTTGGGGATCAGGATTCTTACCTTCAGTATATCAGGGTGTGCAATGCCGTTCGAAAGGTGATCCTGTTCTATATCTTGCCGATCCGGAAGGCATGAGCAGAGACTTAAAGAGACATGCTATCGATGCGATTAATGAAGTCAACAAGGACGAATATAATACCTATAAGGATCCTGAAACATTATCTCGAATAGCCCAATATGAGATGGCTTACAAAATGCAGGTCGCGGTTCCAGAGGTTATGGACATCAGTCAAGAACCGGCGCATATTCATGAATTATATGGTACAGAACCGGGTAAAGAGTCTTTTGCGAATAATTGTTTATTAGCACGAAAACTGGTCGAACAAGGAGTCCGTTATGTACAGTTGTTTGATTGGGGATGGGATAGTCATGGAACTAATGCCTCCGATTCTATC
This region includes:
- a CDS encoding FadR/GntR family transcriptional regulator — encoded protein: MSTNPTLINFVNTIDTSSLVDKVEKEIINLFISQGLKIGDALPKELELAETLGVSRTVIREAMLRLRLVGLVESKKHRGAVLTSPDLISPMKKSLYPTIMDDKTLRDLFEMRLILELGMADLLYQRITPADIQELEVIVAKESNDNDNSIFDIETEVAFHGKLYEISGNIMLKDFQNLLLPVFKFVHSSGMLIEKSNSKNFISHRGLVDILKVGTPEVFRNAMRQHLDNHFQRIQQYDNKPID
- a CDS encoding SusC/RagA family TonB-linked outer membrane protein, which codes for MYSNRKLKHLLLWSMLAGNLAVIHAQDRNIQGKVRDAVTGEVLGNVTINVKGSKQSLQTKADGSFILPTNPNAILVITSTGYKPQEVKVGQAESLEIKLESSNQQIDEVVVVGYGTQSRRSVTGSIAKLDKEVLQNSPRSNVATALQGSIPGLQVVNKSGQPGAAPMLKLRGGASINNPGGPLVIVDGVIRDLNDISSENIESIDLLKDASATAIYGARANNGVLLVTTKTGKSGTANVSYKFVGGYNQRRAGYAYMNAGDYIKYTRQGYLNAGRSLESVNSSRGLGISSDPAYNASFDIRKFTDELKPLLNEGWKLVDDPYGGQIIYKDHSGEVENALFRNTYTKDHYVNVTGGNEKGKYFAAFDAYDEDGVIVGSSYKRYTGDINGSYKLKPNVEVSTNVTLSTASQYGTPSTETNALYRTLAIWPTFNPWIDEAQTQPNPGVSASDGNPLYWLGRLKRKNETNRIVANASLKWDIIPGLYFKATANAYMKEVLNESFQMSTQTYSNIFSNPQTIGSTSRDAYRNLNRDFQTQFNGILNYSKSIAEKHNISAMVGAEYFKVKTDYMQVHGKNAPTDDITTVNASTVFPVGNNTSTASEYRIISSMGRLAYDYDGRILVNAVYRLDGTSILARGNRTGFFPGASAGWNMHQEEFFKKSVLSKYITTFKPRLSYGENGNIAGLERYQVQGVYNVQPSYNGLAGYLNTSPVNKNLAWETSKTTGAGLDLGILNNRVTVLLDYYDRRTSNLLTNLLLPSYTGFPSITTNLGTLQNKGFEIAVQSQILKDPEGFNLSIGANAAFVKNKILELPYNGNENNRQGGLQIYDPVSGQVKWVGGYQEGHTLGDIYAYKQVSIFKDDAEVTQIAGNRTDNIAGITGPNLPIGKNGRITPGDVNWQDVDGNNIIDSRDQVYIGNINPKWTGGFTTNMSYKGFSMFSNWEFALGHTIYNDLVARTLGNYQGTFNYLEMQKQAWSPTNTDTDIPKVYFADQVLGSKQNYTRGNNANPNLNSNNSRFYEKGDYLALREITLSYDLPKWLHSKTHILSRARVYVSANNLFYITKFSGPTPEPPVDVNNVTTGVYGGTYPTPRSYVLGVQLSF
- the nanU gene encoding SusD family outer membrane lipoprotein NanU, whose product is MKKTILTYLFLGSLICMGLNSCTNDLELTPISNYSDEIYWKTADQFEAFAVGLHSRFRTNERNFLLLGELRAGLFGNDPGTTASFTGEASQGLERMWQHNLDMDNSGVTNFANLYEQINQLNLMISKLNTTTVLTEGSKNYYLGIAHGMRSFYYFQLYRTWGDVVIQTDALPSNIDVSNLAKAASPAADVMKLIKADLESSISAFGTDYSIRQERSFWSKNATLMLKAEVYLWSAHREGGKPDATIAKNALTDVKSNLPLALQTDFNNVNDVKSRGNNEMIFVLRHKLNEATLGFITDFVPNSNILVNFSDSLTNRKFSVTQDNYGGLLRIPTRISTYRNYNDLDTRKNISIQAAYTKDGNGNYKIAGCFLKKYQGEQNAGSRVYTNDYALYRYADLLLLMAEAKVILGENPKEEINQIRTRAFGSNYSESVFGYPNQAVDKNANEAILQERKLEFLGEGKYWYDLRRFGDQYVFLHTGLSAQESYKLFWPIDRTSLTNNRALKQTAGYPEF